The Balaenoptera acutorostrata chromosome 13, mBalAcu1.1, whole genome shotgun sequence region TACATAGCAAGATATTTGTCCCTTTTCCTTTGACCCCAGTAAGTCAAGTCCTTGGGACATCTTTGAaggaaataatttgaaaggagaaaaatagtatattttctgaaaatgtgcttcccagcattgtttataacagtaaaaattagaaacagcctaaatattctacaataaagagataattaagtaaataatatgGATGTCACAGATGAGCAGTAGACATGTACATGAAAAAATGGAAGTACATTAAGATGGAGgaatatgcttttttcttttgaatggtCCCTTTAATGCCAAagtaatattgttttaaaaattagtaagcattgaaaaaaaaaatctatgcaaaAGTACTTCTCTCGTGAGACTATTCCTTAGAGCTCCTTGCGGCAGTCTAGAAAAAATTAACTGGCTCTTCGAGGCTGACCCAGAGTCATAACTTTCCTCAGCCTTCCCTTATTTCTGTTCTCCAGGAGCTCCTCTGCAACCCTGGCTGATCTCTTATTGTGATATTTAGTCAGCCTCATGTGCATGATTTTCAGAATAAATTGCGAATTACTCATGTATATAAATTAATGCCTCTGAGCTCTTTGATTCTCTTAAAGAAGGAAGTGTTCTTTGAAAGCATGGTTTATGTTAAGATTAAGGGCAGCACTTTCTGTACAGTCTTATGTTTCTAATCTTAGTTGTATCGTTCTAAGAAGcatttctctttgtcttgtttccaCTTGTCTCTTTAATCATATTTAGGAGTGTCCATAAGGAGAGTTTCACCTTCTTGAAGATTAAAGCCTAGCAGTTCTGAGCTATTCCCAGTCCAAATGTCTGCAAAATTGAGAGAGACATCAAAACTCCTTACACAAACTTCAGGAGACCCTGACTGCATTCTGGTAATGAAGGTGGAAGAGGGAGGGCAGGCCTGTAATATGGTCTCCAGCCGCCACTGGAGCAGCTACTACAGCTCAGAGACCTACCGCCAGCGGTTCAGGCAGTTTGACTACCAGGAGTCACCTGGGCCCCGGGAGGCTCTGAGCCGGCTCCGCGAGCTTTGCTGTCAGTGGCTGAGGCCAGAGGTGCACAGCAAGGAGCAGATCCTGGAGCTGCTGGTGCTGGAGCAGTTCCTGGCCATGTTGCCTGAGGAGCTGCAGGCTTGGTTTCAAGAGAACCGACCAGAGAGTGGAGAGGAAGCCGTGGTGATGCTGGAGGAGCTGGAGAAAGAGCATGACAGGGCGGCTGAACAGGTGAGACGGGGCTGTGGGGATGAGGGACAAGGCTGAGTCAGGAGCTCTGGCACATCACTGGGGTGAGAGCTCCCAAATTGTACTCCCACTCAGCACAACTAAATGTAGAGTGTGGTGAGTGGACTCCTGGCTGTGCCAGAAAACAGAACGCGCCTCTgcctttttcctcccttttcctgtGTCCCAGGATAGTTTCTTCTCTGTTATTTTATCTTCAAGTCCCAACCTGATTCCCTTCTTCAGCCTCAGTTAGTACCAAACTGTTTCTAGGTCTTTCTTGGACGAAATGAGGACATGCTTGCAAAGAAGCTACCAACTTGTGAAATCACTCAGGAGACACCACGTAGCCAGCTTAAGCCCACAAAAAAGCAACTGCAGTGGGCATCGAAGGAGCTTCACACCTTAAGACAAAATGGTGAGGGGCAGGGTTCAGTtcatggtgggggggtgggaaggtGGCCTCTCAGCCCACCCATCACACACATCTAGGCTGCTTTCTGTAAGAGGTCTCCAGTCTCCCCTCCTACCTCCTGTTCCTGTGGGAACTTCCACCATTATATATCCTGCCAATGCACATTCTCAGTATTTTGTCCTTATTTCCTTCTCAAAGATTCTTATAATATTGTTCAGATTTTTGAATCCTTGACATCATCTCCATCTGGATTTTCAAACCTTTTTTTAAGCAGCATGACCCTCTTCTCAATGAAATTTTATGCAGAGTTGCAATATATTAAACAGATGAAAACACAGCTACTCTGACCAAAGCAGGAACAAGCAGCCTCAGCCTACCTCTTCTGCCGTCAGGCAGTCCGTGAGGCCCTTTTGAGGGACCCCAAGGTCACAGTCTAAAgactgattcatttatttttataacttttgttTATTGATACTCTTGTGCTAAATCTTGCTTATTGCTACCCACTACCACATTTAATTCCTCTCCTTCAGTTGCTCCTCTGCTTCTCCAATAATTCCTCATCTTTTAggccctttcttttcttccagacTTTCCTCAGTTTCTAATGTATCTTTTTACCTCTACTCACCATTCTACCTTTTGCACAGAGCTTTTCGTCTTTATAGTTGCCCGCCTCATCAATATATAAACCTTCTCTTTCACCTTTTGATCTTCTCAGTGTTTTCTGCCTTACCCTCTCCATCCTCCACATTGTGATGCTATATTTCAAACATGCCAGCTAAAAAATAgtctatatatatttcatttggaTCATTCTATTTcgttttccttccttctgaacAGAGAACTGgttacatttgcttttccatgtaTTATTTCAGATAGAGACACCGGAACTATAAATGTGAAATCAGCTTCAAGGCGAAAGACTTCTTCAGGCAAAGAACTGCATTACAAAGTTTCTAACACTCTTCAGATGAATGCTTCCCAGAGTTTCACATTTAGAGGAACCtgtgaacaagatagaaagtttGAAAGAAGACAGGGAAACCGTCCTCGAAAAAAACAACACAAGTGTGATGAATGTGGGAAAGTCTTTAGTCAGAGCTCAGCCCTTAATCTACATCAGAGGATCCACagtggagagaaaccttataCATGTGACGTGTGTGCAAAGTCTTTCAGCCGAAGTGCAATCCTGATTCAACATCGAAGAatccacactggggagaaaccCTTCAAATGtcatgaatgtgggaaagcctttagtcAGAGCTCGAATCTTTTCAGACATAGGAAAAAACATGCTGGAGAAAAAGTCCCATCAGTGCTGTGAGGGAGTCAAAGCATTTACTGAGAACTTTTTCAACAGGGGAGCAGACACAAAGCACCAATACTCCTTTAGTATAAATCGGTAGTTTCAGTGGGCACCAATTTCCTTTCAAAGGTTGTAAAAGCCACAGGAGAGAATGTAGAATATTTTCTGTCAGCATTGTTTGCTTTTCTGCTTTTCAGTACAGTGTCAGTTCAGATGATTGAGATTCTAAAGCTTAAATCGGATTTCCATCCCTAGTGCAACTCTTGAAAAGATACTCTCAGACATGTTCTGCTGTTTCCATTATTAACACAAATAATGAACTAGTATGTTCCTTTTTAGACAAGTACATTTTTGTGTTGAGAAGGAATGTGTGAGTTAGTATATAAGTGGATAttctccatttcattacttgCACATTGGAGTTATTAGACCAAAGATTAAAtcagttttttaagaaaatttcctgggaattctctggcagtccagtggttaggactccacactttcactgcttcaggcatgggttcaatccctgatcagggaactaatatcctccaagtcacgtggcatggccaaaaataataaaataaatttactgttttattttctgttaccAGATTCAAAATATGAGAATAGGATTGAGGAGACCCAAAAGAATATGTACCTCAAGACCTAAGCTGAAATGTCCAGGGTCATTGTTAGGAAGCAGATGAGTAAAGGGACTTTACTCATCTCTTACGAAAACCAgagaacctacatactgttttgtttcaatttttaaaattgaggtatagttgatgtataatatcaTCTATATATACTGTTGATGATACTAAGTAATTTCCTGTGTAGGAAAAAAGAATTATCTCCTTTACAATTTATATTGGAAATATCTCAGTGAAAGCATTAAGATTTGCTCTACATGTCTTCAGGAAGTGGCCTAAATATGATGAGTGTTCTAATAATGAACAGTTATCTGTGGGTGCTTATATAAAGTTGATGATCACCTTAACATAAAGAAATaaggaagatgaagaaaagacTGTCCAAACAAGACTGATGTTACCTGGTAAGTGCAGCACATAATGGAGAAGCGTACTTACCTGGAAATGGAAACCGTTAACAGCTGATGACTGTCCTTCAGAGTTCTTCATGGCCTCTGTTCTGGCATAAATCAGCTGTGAACATGTTTCAGGCATCACAGGACAACCTTTTCAGGGTCTTATGCATTCTTAGTAAATGAGTTTCTAGACAATTTATCATGATGTTAAGATTGGATTTTGATACTCTTGTACAAATGAGAGAATCACTAAAGTTCAATTCAAAGAGTCCATTGAGTTTAACCCACATTTAATTCAATCAGATTCTcttgtttaaaaagtaaatgactggtatttttttaaagtattctgacAATATATAACATAATGTCCCCCTTTCCAGGGATTCTTAATAAAACTCTGTATGTATTACAAGAATACATGGATTGTTGTGTCTCCCATGGTGTCACCGTTACCCAATATGGAGGCAACCATGAGAAATGAAAGTCCttagaaggagaagggaagataGGCCTCATGGTGAACTTCTTTGTTCCTCATGAAGTGTAAACATTTCATTATCAGAAAATCCAGTCATATCTAGTGCTTGGAGTAACTCCTGAGACAAATGTGGGATTACATGCTCTGCTTAGTTAGAATATTGATAAATATTAGATTAGTAAGGGGAGAGgagaatacaaattttaattttagaattttctgaTAGTGATTATACTCTGTAGCTCTAGTAAATATGAATAAGTATTGAGTTTtgtacattttcatttattaaaaatgtaggaGTCTTTTTATTTGGGTCTCATTCTTTTTGTAATTAAAGAGAGGAACAAGCCATCTATTAAAGCAGCAAATGCCTCAAAAGATACATGTATTGTGAATTACTGCTTAATCATGGAAAGAGTTTTTTGGATACTATGTGAATAAAATGACAGAATCTAAATCAAATATTCTGAGGCAAGCATCTTTCTTCACTTGCTTCTGCCATAAACTTTGCAAGATTACATTGTCTTCAGTGTGAATAATATGAACTTCTCCACCAGACAGTGATGTGAATCATATCATCTTAGAATAACGAATCTTTAAAGGGTGTCGCTGAGTACTCTAAGTTATCTTGAACTTGCATAGGTCTCCTAATAAGTAGAAGGTGCTAGTTTATCTAACTGGAGAATTAATATGACTTGGTGTAACCTTGATAAAATTAGCATATTAGCACCCCATCAAATTGATTAATTTCCACAGTAAATAGTCCAAAATGAAAttggtgttttttaaatgaatttcacTCCATCTGAGCCTTTATTATTATCTATAAtctttttctctcccattctCTTCAGAGACCAGGTCAGATGTTTGTCACTGTCCTTGAAACTTCCTGTATCAGGAATGCTTCTGGATACAAAATCCACctttggtggcttaaacaaattaGACTTTGCAACCAGAAATCTGGAGGCGAGTTGCTGCTGTCTGTCAATCAGCAGCTGAACAATGACTTGTCTGGCTGCTGTCTCTGCACTTCTTTGGGCCTTTCCTTTATACTTATTTTCTCAGATATGCAAGAGAGCTGTCCCAGCTCTGGGAATGGCATCTGGGGTCAAGTCAGAGAGGAAGAGGGACTCCAGCCATGGCCATGTCCTCTACTAGGAATAGGGAAAGCTTTCCAAGAAACCCCAGCAAAATTCTGCTTATGTTTCCTTGTTGGAAGTGTGTCTAGTAAAGCAAGTGTTTTCAACTCCTAGAGGGAAAGCAGCAGGGCAGATGGGGATTGGGAACCACACTGAGTCAGCCAACAGTGTTTGCCATACTCCTTCTTGGCCACTTTCCTTTTCATGAGCAGATGGCTATGATTTTGCCTCcttcattatcaaaaaaaaaaaaaaaaagatgagaactcTACCAAGTTTGTCAACTTATCTACATCTCACCCAtcatttcctctccccttcctttcagAATGAAAGAGGGGTCTCTCTTCTCTGGTCCCTCAGCATTCCTTCCCACCTCTGAAGGATGTTGGCTGCTATCagttattctcttttttattcatCCTTTTGCCTTCCTTCAGGATCCATCTCTTCAACATTCAAATATGCTGATGTGACTTTTCTAGCATATTCTTAAAAATTCAAGATGGTGGCTAATCCCTGAGTCGGGGGGAGCAAAATGGCCCTGAGTTTTGCCTCCTTCATATGCATCCATCTCTTTCAACCACAGTGGTCTTTCTAAAGCATAAATTTGATTATGTACCCTCCTTGCTTAAAACACAAGCCACccattgccttttttttccccctttggccaAGCCAcgcggcctgcgggatcttagttccccgaccagggattgaacctgggcactcagcagtgaaagcatggagtcctaaccactggactgccatggaTTTCCCCCCATTGCTTTTAATATAAAGCCAGAACTCCTAAACAAGGTTTTTGAGGCTCTTCATGATGTGACCACAGCTTACCATTTCAGGTTTCTCTTTTGTTACTGCCTCCGTAATACTCTATGCCAAAGACATTCTGAATTAGAAGTCCTtctcctgcctctgggcctttgtatTTGTTCCTTTTAAACGCTTTTCCAGCTTCTGCACTTTATCTAACTCCTGTGTATTCTTCAGGTTTTAGCTTAAATgccacttcttccaggaagcctacTGTTAACATCCTAAGAGTAGGTTGGGACCACCTCCACACCTTTCTATTGATTCCATAGCAATCTGTTCTCACCCTGGCATTACATTTATCACAtgaaatacaatatttttaaaatatcaaactacaatcggccataaaaaagaacaaaataatgccatttgcagcaatatggatggacctggagattgtcatactgagtgaagtaagtcagacagagaaaggcaaatatatgatgctgtttatatgtggaatctaaaaaaaaaatggtacagttgaacttatttacataacagaaatagagtcacagatgtagaacttacggttaccaggggggaagtgtcaggggagggataaattgggagattgggactgacatatacacactatataaaatagataactaataaggacttactgtatagcacagaagggataaattgggagattgggactgacatatacacactactatatataaaatagataactaataaggacttactgtatacacagggaactctactcaggactctgtaatgacctatacagaaaaagaatctaaaaaagagtagatatatgtatatgtataactgattcactttgctgtgcagctgaaactaacagcattgtaaatcaactatactccaataatttttaaaagataaaataaaatatcaaactgCAAATATGGCCCAAGGAAGAGGAGGAATAATACTTTGAGAAGAAAGAAGTCACgacatagtaaaagaaaaaaaataaataaaagccctcCTGATCCTGGGAATGGTGAGACAAAGAGAAGGTCAGACACAGGTGACGTTTCACCTCTGcagaaatgctggagggggttGGGAGAGAACTTGAAAGGGGAGAAAGCTGGGCTTACTTGTCATTGAGTGCATTGGGAAAACAATTGCTGAACAGTCTTCCCGTGCTCCAACACTGGACTATTGTAAAAATGGCAATACAGAGTTAGTAAAGAGTCTACCAGCTACCATGTGACTTAGAAGATATGTAGCCGTTCCCCCTGCCCGATGGGGACCTTGGAAAGTAGCTGATTGAACCACCTGGAGAGTTGGGATCACTGGACAAAGTAACTTTGTGGAACTTGTAGCCAGAACTGTGAGTCTCAGCTACACCTTAGAGGGGTGGCTAGAACCAAGGTGGAGGCAAATCATCAAGGAAGGGATAACTGGCGTCCTGCCTCACCAGAAGAACAGATCACTTGCTGCTGCAGGTTTGGTGAGCAAGCACCACAGCAGACTAGCTGCCCAGAATAGAAACCAGAGAGGATCAGGAGGATAGCAAGGCCATCTGAGACCCAATCCACAGCACCACCTCACCACAGGGAATGTAAACTCTCTTCCCAGACATCCAGATGgcagagaagggcagagggagaaataGCCATGATAAGGAGTTGAACTTAAAATGGACCGAATAATTTAATTCAACTCTTTCATCACCACAACTCCCCACTCAATGGGGTGGGAATTCAAGAAGCAAAAACATCAGTTATAAAAAATAAGCTCCACTTTTCAATGTGATAGCTTTTTATCCACTAAATGGATACTATACCTACTCCTGTATTGACCTCACTATGCTGTTTCTTCAGAGCATGAGCTGCCTCATTCACGTGTTTCTCAAGCATCAGGCACAGTACATGCCCATAAtaggcactcaaatatttgtgaaatgaaaatatttgcaaatcttatatgtgataaagggttaatatccagaatacgtAAAGAACGCCTACAAttcaacaggaaaaacaaaaacaaaactcaaacaacccatttcaaaaatgggcaaaagacatgaatagacatttctccaaagaagatatataaatggccagtaagtacaggaaaagatgttcaacatcactaattatttgggaaatgcaaatcaaaacctcagtgagataccacctcacacccatcatgATGGctgattaaaaatacaaaaaataacaagtgttggcaaggatgtggaggaactggaacacttgtgcactgctgatgggaatgtaaaatggtacagccactgtggaaaacagtttggtggttcctcaaaaagctaaacatagaattaccacatggtatggcaattccactcctggtatataccccaaagaattgaaagcatggACTCAAACCAGTacttgtacactcatgttcatagcagcattatttacaacagccaaaaggaagcaacccaagtgttcatcaataaatcaatggataagcaaaaatatggtatacacatacaactGGAATATCATTTAACCTTAAGAAGCAATGAAATTCTGATACGGGTATCCCCCGCTTTTCAAAAGTTCACTTTACAccactttgcttttacaaaagacctacattagtacagGTTTTCCCCACTATCTGAAAGTAGAGTGTTCCTATGAAACTTTTCATAAGCCGAAATGgtgtaaagcaaagaagcaattaccGTAGACACAGTTCTAAGCTATGGCGGTTTCATGCTGAGATGCTGAGCTTCTCCAGGAAGGAGCTTGGCGGTGCcactctaggtgcttgggctgcTTGCTGCCTCTATAACAACTTCCACCAAAACAAATGCTGAATGCTATCGttgctttttgcctttttccttaaaagtgaaaatcctcctCAGATTTATTTCAGTTTGTGAAAACAGGTACAGGTATCCTCTgctttttgaaagtttgctttCCATCACTTCACTTCtatgaaagacctacattagtacatATTTAACCCTCCGTAATGGAGACAGCATGCTCCCCAAACGGCAAGACTGGCACagccaagctccttc contains the following coding sequences:
- the ZNF396 gene encoding zinc finger protein 396 gives rise to the protein MSAKLRETSKLLTQTSGDPDCILVMKVEEGGQACNMVSSRHWSSYYSSETYRQRFRQFDYQESPGPREALSRLRELCCQWLRPEVHSKEQILELLVLEQFLAMLPEELQAWFQENRPESGEEAVVMLEELEKEHDRAAEQVFLGRNEDMLAKKLPTCEITQETPRSQLKPTKKQLQWASKELHTLRQNDRDTGTINVKSASRRKTSSGKELHYKVSNTLQMNASQSFTFRGTCEQDRKFERRQGNRPRKKQHKCDECGKVFSQSSALNLHQRIHSGEKPYTCDVCAKSFSRSAILIQHRRIHTGEKPFKCHECGKAFSQSSNLFRHRKKHAGEKVPSVL